GCAGCAACAAGCTtactacagtggaacttcgattatacgactttcaggggaccgcgcaaaatcgtcgtataatccggcgtcgtataatcgaaaaaaccgagaatataggcgtgacggtcatttttgccccacaacgcgggcacataatgcctaagaaagtccgcggcacaaacgtacgctgctccgaggaacgtagattaaattaatgaaaaatgacaaccacgcattttatcgagGTGTGAACGaactttatttctcacctttaaaaaatctgtgattttcttctgagagtttgcccagccacgacgcatcagctttcttcgatagctgcaacatctggcagcaagtcgccgatctcatcgcgtgcgcaagcaaaccgtcgaatgtggtcgacgtagcacaacacgtccgcgtaagtcggaacggacacgctagcctctgcagcgtcgtccatctcttcctcgtcggaagttcccgcagtgtcgggacgcacagtttcgataatgtcatccagcgacacttcactgcacactgcaacgtcgtcgtcggcaccaacatagtccgcgaaagatccaggcagctccaggctgccgaactctggttcatcgtcaacaggcagtgcagcttcactggtagaacaagcaccacttctattaaagccgcagtgcctgaaggagttggcgatagtttctggcgtgactgcgtcccatgcactagcaatgtagtgcattgcgtcaagcacagaaagtttcttatccaactgcttgcgttccatgcccgccagccgacgctgcaccagaaacttccgatatttctgtttcatgcacttgatgacgccagcgtcaagtggctgcagctggctagtgcaattggggggcagaaatacaactttcacatttctcaaatgcgacatatctgatggatggcatggcgcattgtcaagcagaagaagaatctttctgttcttagcccccattttggagtccagctgctgcagatatgtagaaaacatagcagccgtcatccaggctttccggttgaacgtgtactggcacggcagccttttcaaattcttgaagcatcgcggcttctcaaacttgccgatcacgagggcaggaagcttttcagagccgtcttcattagcgcaaagcaatacggtaagacgctcttgcttcgcttacccccgtgacagctctctcctttgaatgccaatgtctgttctggctgcatattataaaataatccagtttcgtctgcgttgaacacgtcggacggtttgtattcccgtatcaattccggcagcaatgcagtccacttttctacagtgtcggagctgactgacgcgctctctccacagcagcggctgtacacaactccattgcgttttttaaagcgatccaaccagccattggaggctttaaagtcgtcaatgccgcagcgcaatgcaactgtctcagccttctccttcaaaattgcgccatccacggcgattcctgaactgcgggcctgacgcaaccactcaacgagggccttctccatggcagcatatttgccatctttcgcggccttcctgttcaggccgaactttgccgcatttagtaggatgctgtccttcttcgcgaggatcgttttcagcgacgactcgggaatgttcaggtcgcgggcaatgctggcctttgttgctccgttccgcttctctgcctcctcgattatgcgaagcttttctccgagcgtcagcggtttttcggttccgcgacattgcgagacgcagcactcgcaaccaaaagttcgaaagcttcctcgcacaccaatgaccgaacacagaaaattttgcacttggacacagcagctgcggcgcagcacaaccaaccgatgaggcaaacacgtgaaggaatggctgaatggcagcacggcagtaggcctattcgatttgcaagcttcgaccaatcgcgagcggctaaaacgccccagccctctggtagctagacagcggcgagttccagtttccccgcggctgtcgcaaacattggctcaacaatcgccgttcaacacgtccggtataacgacacgaaatgtagtgaaagttatcgtatactagaaagcgagctcgagattatctgccatgttatctgctcacaacggtcactgcggtcacaacggtcacggtcactacaaaaccacccaaaagaagagagagagaaaaaaaaaaaaggcgacaacggaagtgcgcagtgcaatgcgacaaaacgaatgcgctccggctggctccggccaacgttggctctggctagctatggccgacccgcgtgtcgaaaaattgaagaggccctgtggtggcagcgcggatacgaactcggttcctcggtttcccgactttttcgcccggccgcagtgtgtttgcgtgccagcccgcgtcatcgtaggtctttttttttctcggacagtccagcaaagcgtcgtacgaggcggggccggcgtaaaattgcgtcgtacaattgaggtttttaatacattatttctatggggttttgccgggaccaagccaattcgtcgtaaaacgcgggtcgtcgcaggaccgggggacgtataatcgaagttccactgtaattGCGACAAAGCACATGACCCTGCTGTGCCCAACCAGAATTTCCCTTCCCTTTGCACCCCATTCATTACCATAACAAACCCACAGTTATTAGCTCTGTGAGTCACAATACTCAGCTTACTCCACTCACTCGTCAGAACCTCAAATGAGAACACATCAGCTGCTCACAGTTCCTCTCTAATCCAATCCACTATCTTTCCCTCTCTCTAACAATGCGCTAGAGTTGAACCCCTTCATAAGTGACACCCACCGGGGTGCAGTTCTTGTCTCTTATAcacggtgtctcttataagccTTATAAGCAGGGTGCCAGGTTCGCATTTTCTTACCAACCCCTATTTCAatgtaggcacactggtgtctcaTATCCCCAATTGTCTGTTATACAGTCGggcccgcttataacgaactcgaaagtgtcgcgaaaattggtcgctatatcagtagttcgttgtatattgACTAGCCTTTAAAAATGTGCGAtttgcggccaagccgttttttttttctgtgcacttttattgaagtgcacccaacccctccggtgacaagctaagccttttcgaagcgacgcccgctacgtgctcacgagtgaattactcGCCTTTGCTGTGAACTGACactgtttcaccgaagcgcggtgctgccacgtggagccgatcatccctggctagttgcgtgcaatGCGtcccctactcggctcgcggagtcactgtcgggccgcttgctgtatgccgtatgcgtgcgtttgtacgttcttcgtgcctgcttcactccggaccgtgcacgggtgcggagagtagcctgttcgttcacacgacgaaaacaagcattttgcaagcaaacGCGCACTCTATGTCTCTGTGATGCTCTcgtggccctgcacgacgattcgcggcgcacttgagttgtcacctagtcaaacacacAGTATAAgttcgctgtcagtgcatcgacgtttctcggtgcccacgccgctcaacaacagcgagctactttcgtttctacaaagcgaggcGCACTTTaaaaaagcggtctcgcacgacgcggcggcggcgaacttgcaagCTGCAGCATGGCGCActtgtaccgccgtcaatccgcacagtgtacggcgtacgccacacgcgcagccgagcagatatctgcagatgactgtgatataaggttgtcggctataagtcataactgcacgttcatcgacggccaccacctcgccttcgctctttctggtgcttatccgcgaaggcatcgccgcaatcgcgtggaaatcgttatcaccgatcgaccggtctctgctgttaccgaaaagacggacgaccttttgcggcacagtGTGGCGTCGAGGAGTTTAGgaacgcagtgaacctttatgcgatgaaAGTTATTGCGGTTATaatttcttgcatttatgccttcttgcgttccaaggcattgtttggttcatcgcaggcggtcgtagctgcagagaacggcgtcaggaaatgttaccgtgcgaaagctgaccgcaaggcttcaggctgcctccctttttttttttcctcactgccattctgccactgaagaaaaggctcGAAAGTGAGCGACTTCGCTCGCAGCgcccgaaatctgcgtgcggtgctcgccgatctgggatatcttagtcgcaagtaaactggagcggggcacgcgcgagcgcgcgccctctcacgctttagaaggcctgtttcaacttttttcgcttcgtatgcaccatatttttaccgcgaccgtgtctgaagtgttcgttgtaaaagtaggaggctttgaaaaatgttcgctatatgtagACGCAGCTTCAATGTTTAGCactggaaaatcgtaagtgcacccaaatatggtcgttataaccgatagatcgttatacgtgggatcgttataagtggctTCGACTGTATCAGTGCCTTTTATAAAGGGGTCCAACTGTATTGCTTTTTCGTTGCAATGCTTGTTGCGCATCTTTATGTTTTTCCGAGTCTCCGTCAAACCCTGAGTTTCGGACTCATAGTTTCGCAGTGGAAGAATGCGAAGATTACGAACTTGACAGATGCAGTTTCAAGGCACGATTCTGAAATTATAAACGGCAACGAAAAGTGCAGACAAAGTGTGCACAACATCTCACCCGTTTTCTTGAGCTGAAAATGGTTGCCGGGGTTTGGAGAACAGAGACCGTTGTCATCACCAAACAAGTTGTCAAGAATCGTGGATGGGGACATCACTGGGCTgttgaagaaaaggaaagaaacaacacACACTATAAGCACGTTCTTATTTGTTATTGAACCAAACAATCAtttatctttctctctgctttCCGACCCCTTCTGCTGTCTGCATGCAGGTGTTGTGCGATTATCGAAGCTTGTCTTATGCAACATACTTAGGATCATTCACTTAAAAACACGTAAACATCCTTTTTACTTCGTGTAGTTACCAGGCAAGCACCATGATTATAAGTCAGACTGCACATGCAGGTCTGTGTTCTACCAGAAGCAGTACCATATGCCATATTTAAGCCATTATTTTCCTTATCTTTCAGCACTTTTCAAGTTTGACATTGGCATGCTTGACTCCAGGTCCTGGTGCCGACCTGTGAGGCAATACAAGCTTCACTAGAAAATATGTTCTGCAACCGGCATAGCTGACATGACCACAGCAACAGGCAGTCTTACCTTGCAGATACACCGCTGGAGACACCATGGGGCTCAGTGACTTTGGCTGTGACTGTGACAATGTGCAGGGCAATGATGTACGTAAACGTGATCTGCAAGTGGTACCCTGGAACACAGAAAGTCAATAAATCAGATCAATTAGCCAATCAATTCTTACCAACTCTATACAGTCACCAACTGATAATTCAACATAAATTGATTATTTGGACAGCTACACCCACAGATGTAGTATGTAAGGACAACAAAAATTTAGGGCACATTATGGCGCACCGTGTGATACTATTCAGACACCAGACAGTTACAGTTTAACGGGCTTCGTGGAATAGCGTGCTTAGGGGAATAGCATGATCAAAATGCGCATGCGTAGTACTCTAAATGACCCGTAGGGCTCACCGTACGCAcactatttttcagatttagcattaccatgtttgcgtggttaacgtaatGCACGTAAAACGTGgtggcggttttggacgcccacTTCAAACTGAAGCTGGCAATACTGTTGAAGGATTCACATAGTTCACAGCCAAGGACTTAgttaaatggcttcgcttgccttcaggcagcttcgactatcgagtattacggataacttagcgggATTTTGGGGATCGCTTCCCATTTTGAACGTTCCTAGGCTTAACAAGAAGATCGGTGTCAACAAATATGCAACATATAAATTTTTGCTTTTTGTgtgtggttcatatttatttacttttattattactaaaaaaatAGCAATACTGCTGCATGCAGGGATAGAGGTGAGcattttcagcttttttttttcacttttttaacgcattcatccTCTCCTAGGTGAAGCCATAGTCACAGCTTAGCACGCAAGCACTATCCCGCTCAATCGCACTAAGCTAAAACGACTGTCCGCAACATTTGCTGCACGTTAACGCTATTCCCTTAGCCTCTGCTATCACGGTAACAATAAACTAAATTGTCTACCATCTGTGAGGCTGTATAATGATTCAACCATGAAGTCGAGTAGAAATAGTGATACTATTTTCATTTAGACCACGTACAAGCATTTCTTTCTTGGTGCAACTGGTGCAGCATTACCTCCATAGTAGGTTCAGCATAACCCTATGGAGGTATAGGTCAGAATGGAAGTATAAATAT
The Rhipicephalus sanguineus isolate Rsan-2018 unplaced genomic scaffold, BIME_Rsan_1.4 Seq10379, whole genome shotgun sequence DNA segment above includes these coding regions:
- the LOC119375951 gene encoding THO complex subunit 5 homolog encodes the protein MALPNGAASPPLLMLTMLLPAPSSVQKRHRRLTRSGTGLSSVAKCLQKHPLTVVITLQHKGYHLQITFTYIIALHIVTVTAKVTEPHGVSSGVSASPVMSPSTILDNLFGDDNGLCSPNPGNHFQLKKT